A stretch of Elgaria multicarinata webbii isolate HBS135686 ecotype San Diego chromosome 5, rElgMul1.1.pri, whole genome shotgun sequence DNA encodes these proteins:
- the AP1S2 gene encoding AP-1 complex subunit sigma-2 isoform X3 has translation MQFMLLFSRQGKLRLQKWYVPLSDKEKKKITRELVQTVLARKPKMCSFLEWRDLKIVYKRYASLYFCCAIEDQDNELITLEIIHRYVELLDKYFGSVCELDIIFNFEKAYFILDEFLLGGEVQETSKKNVLKAIEQADLLQEEAETPRSVLEEIGLT, from the exons ATGCAGTTTATGTTGCTTTTTAGTCGTCAGGGGAAGCTGAGACTTCAGAAGTGGTATGTCCCGTTGTctgacaaagaaaagaagaaaatcacAAGAGAACTTGTTCAAACAGTCTTAGCACGTAAACCGAAAATGTGCAGCTTTCTGGAGTGGAGAGACCTGAAGATTGTCTACAAAAG ATATGCAAGCCTCTACTTCTGCTGTGCCATTGAAGACCAGGATAATGAGCTAATAACCCTGGAGATAATTCACCGTTATGTAGAATTGCTTGATAAATATTTTGGAAGT gtatgtGAACTTGATATCATTTTCAATTTTGAGAAAGCTTATTTTATTTTGGATGAATTTCTCTTGGGTGGGGAAGTTCAGGAGACCTCAAAGAAAAATGTTCTTAAAGCCATTGAACAGGCAGACCTATTACAGGAG
- the AP1S2 gene encoding AP-1 complex subunit sigma-2 isoform X1 — protein MQFMLLFSRQGKLRLQKWYVPLSDKEKKKITRELVQTVLARKPKMCSFLEWRDLKIVYKRYASLYFCCAIEDQDNELITLEIIHRYVELLDKYFGSVCELDIIFNFEKAYFILDEFLLGGEVQETSKKNVLKAIEQADLLQESQNEDWGGLSEDIL, from the exons ATGCAGTTTATGTTGCTTTTTAGTCGTCAGGGGAAGCTGAGACTTCAGAAGTGGTATGTCCCGTTGTctgacaaagaaaagaagaaaatcacAAGAGAACTTGTTCAAACAGTCTTAGCACGTAAACCGAAAATGTGCAGCTTTCTGGAGTGGAGAGACCTGAAGATTGTCTACAAAAG ATATGCAAGCCTCTACTTCTGCTGTGCCATTGAAGACCAGGATAATGAGCTAATAACCCTGGAGATAATTCACCGTTATGTAGAATTGCTTGATAAATATTTTGGAAGT gtatgtGAACTTGATATCATTTTCAATTTTGAGAAAGCTTATTTTATTTTGGATGAATTTCTCTTGGGTGGGGAAGTTCAGGAGACCTCAAAGAAAAATGTTCTTAAAGCCATTGAACAGGCAGACCTATTACAGGAG
- the AP1S2 gene encoding AP-1 complex subunit sigma-2 isoform X2: MQFMLLFSRQGKLRLQKWYVPLSDKEKKKITRELVQTVLARKPKMCSFLEWRDLKIVYKRYASLYFCCAIEDQDNELITLEIIHRYVELLDKYFGSVCELDIIFNFEKAYFILDEFLLGGEVQETSKKNVLKAIEQADLLQEPRHEYFNVPVY, from the exons ATGCAGTTTATGTTGCTTTTTAGTCGTCAGGGGAAGCTGAGACTTCAGAAGTGGTATGTCCCGTTGTctgacaaagaaaagaagaaaatcacAAGAGAACTTGTTCAAACAGTCTTAGCACGTAAACCGAAAATGTGCAGCTTTCTGGAGTGGAGAGACCTGAAGATTGTCTACAAAAG ATATGCAAGCCTCTACTTCTGCTGTGCCATTGAAGACCAGGATAATGAGCTAATAACCCTGGAGATAATTCACCGTTATGTAGAATTGCTTGATAAATATTTTGGAAGT gtatgtGAACTTGATATCATTTTCAATTTTGAGAAAGCTTATTTTATTTTGGATGAATTTCTCTTGGGTGGGGAAGTTCAGGAGACCTCAAAGAAAAATGTTCTTAAAGCCATTGAACAGGCAGACCTATTACAGGAG